ATTTATGAAAGGAAATGGTATAATTCCACATGGGTGTTAGGGAGATGAAATGAGAGTGCCCACATAAACTATCTCACACACAGTGCCCGCCCGCAGTAAGCACCATGTAAGCACTGTCAGCTTGAATGGCTTTCTGGTTACTGGGCGTCACTGACCCCAAAAACAGGGGCCCCAGCAATATGTAACTCTCTAACCAAAAGTCCTTTCAGGAAcacttgggcggctcagtcagttaagcatctgccttcagctcaggtcatgatctcagggtcttaggatcaaaccccgcattgggcttcctgctcaccaggagtctgcttctccctctccctctgcctgctgctccctctgcttgtgcattctctctctgtcaaataaataaataaatacatcttaaaaaaaaaatccaaagaggtCACAGATATAACTAAATAAAGACAGACTTTGTTGTAAAGACACATTTATAGTCTTGAGATGAGCACATTTTAACAGGTCAGGACATCGTAACTGTCCATATTTCATTGACTCAGTTGTGTCATTACTTCACCTATCTACAATTTCTTTTCCTgagaaaggtttaaaaaaaaaaaaaaaaaaaaaacccaaactgctGATACCGGACTCTGTCAGATTTTCAAGCCACTTCTGCAGTCATGTTCTTGAGAAGGGCTACCCCATATGTGAGGGATGGGCACCTGACAGAGGCTTCAAGTGCCTCTCCCCTTGGCAGGTAATGGCAGTGTGCTGCTCTTCTTTATTTGCAGGGCAGCAGCTCATCCCAGCTCCAGTCGTGGACTGTCCAGCCCTCCTTCGAAGTGATCTCAGCACAGCCACAGCTCCTGTTCCTTCATCCACCCGTGCCGTCTCCTGTCAGCCCGTGTCACACTGGCGAGAAGAAATCAGACTCCAGGAACTACTTGCCCATTCTAAATTCTTATACGAAAATAGCCCCCCATCCAGGCAAAAGGGGCCTTTCCCTCAGcccagaagaaagaggagaaagtggGATGCAGAAGAAAGTCTGTACTGAGAGACTTGGGCCGAGCCTGTCTTCCAGTGAGCCAACCAAGCCTGGTGCCgtgtcccccagccccccagcgcCGGCACCACCCGGCGCCAAGCTTGCCGAGGACTCCGCTCTGCAAGGTGTGCCCTCACTGGTGGCAGGTGGAAGTCCACAGACTCTTCAGCCGGTGTCCAGCAGCCACGTGGCTAAAGCCCCCAGCCTGACCTTTGCATCCCCCGCTAGCCCTGTCTGTGCATCAGACAGCACTCTGCACGGCTTAGAGAGCAGCTCCCCACTCTCTCCACTGGCAGCCAACTACAGCTCACCCCTGTGGGCTGCTGAGCACCTCTGCCGCAGCCCCGACCTTTTCGCCGAGCAGCGGCAGAGCAAGCATAGGCGCTTTCAGAATACCCTGGTGGTCCTGCACAAATCTGGTCTGCTGGAGATCACTCTGAAAACCAAGGAGTTGATTCGTCAGAACCAGGCAACTCAGGTGGAGCTAGACCAGCTAAAGGAGCAGACCCAGCTGTTTATAGAGGCCACCAAGAGCAGGGCTCCTCAGGCGTGGGCCAAGCTACAGGCATCCTTAACATCAGGGTCTGGTCATACCGGCGGTGACCTAGAAGCGTTCTCTGACCACCCAGACATGTAACCCAGAAGGCATAGTTTCCTGTTACTTGAGTggttctttttaactctttggctGTTTTTACTCCTGTTTCCCAAAGCTTTTCCTTCTACACTTAAAGTGTTGGGCAGTTCACTTAGGAAGCCACAAGCCAGTACCTGGCTGCAATCTTAACCATGTGGTCTGTGCACAGTTTACATATGTCTCCATTCCTCTGAGGACCTCAGATTCGGAGCACTCTCAAGTCCCCTTTCCTTAGCCTGCAGGCACTTTGATGGGTCACAGGGCAAAGCAGGAGAGATGGTTGTGTGGGGCTCTTTTGGCTGTCGCCTCCCACCATCCCACTCACTCACTGTGAGCAAGGGTACAGTGACAGGGAGGAGCACACGGAGTGATACCTGTCAAGCCAGGGAGTAGGTGACATAGTGACATAAGCATCCCTTTGTAGATCTTCCCTTGAACGTCTTAGTCACAGAGGAAAATACGAGGTGTGCTTGCATCCCACAAGGCATCGTGCCACCTGGGCAAAACCCAAAATGCCTCAGGCACAGGTTGGGCCAAGGGTACAAGCGCTTAATCATGTGATGCTTTGTCTTCCTAAACTGGAAAGTCGAGAGGAGAGTAGCACCATTGAACTCTTAACACTTAAATCACAAGCCAGATTTCACTTAAACTGGTAGTCAAAatacttcagatttttaaagtatggAATGGATTCAGTACCATCTGGAATTACAATTGCTGAATTGCTTTTTTGACTTAGAAGAAAGTAGACATGGCCAGCATCTCTTGGTTGGGAGCTGGAGGATTCTGGAAATTTATGCTTCCTGTTgtcgttcccccccccccccccccacctttttgaAACAATGCAACCTGTTTTATGTGTGAAAATCTCAAAAGATAGCTTCATGGTTTCTGAGAATGTAAATTAACTCTCTGCTGccaccttttttcccccttttgtttttgtaaaagaggaaagaagcGATTACtgagtttgataaattttgaattaaaaccATCCTGAGGTTATGAAGTCCCCAGAATATTGGAAACCATTCTTcatactgattttcttttcctatccAAAATTTTTGTTTGTCACATGTCATAGTGACGCAGAGCACTTGTGGAGCAGAGTCTTCGTGTTTCCTTCATGCGTTGGATGTCGGCAGCAAAGCCAGAGGTGTAGTGTTGGTTCTCTGAAGTTCATCTAGAAATGGAGAGTGTGATGGAATTCCCAGATGATTCCCATTCTTTCAGCTTCATGGTAAAGGTAAATGGGATTTCTGAGTAGTAccatatcagatttttttaatctcatttaaacATTTCATCCTCTTGAAAATCTCCATACAAATTACCTTAATAAGAAATTCTATATGACCAGCTTCATCTTTTCTGCAAAGAAAAATGTCCTTGAAATTTTACCAAGGCCAGAAGCTAATGCTCACCTTCACCTGGTAGTTAGAACTAtaacatagtttttaaatttcaaggcTTCAGATGGCCTAGAGTTTGTTATTAGACATGTATGATTTAGATATGACCAATTTAGAAATAGCTTGGTAAAATCTCTGCCGTGTCCTGATCAGTGCAGAATTATTACCTGCCATTTGCTTTCTGAAAGAGtttcaaaatcccagcaaatgTGTCTTTAAACAGACTCTCAGCTCCTTTGAATATTCTCTTGGCCCACTCCCTGTGCCTCCCCTGAATCTGTGTGGTACTACGACAGCTCCGCTCTGTGCACCATGCTAGGAAGCTTCCTTTTTGGCAGAAAGTATTTGGCAGCAAAGCTGCAGAGACAGGTGCATTCAGAACAGCCTGGGCGCCAGTCATGAGTCTTACTGAGTGTCAAAAATCTGAACATACTTGCTGAGAACCAAATTTATTCTATCGGAAAAACCCTCTGTGGAGCTATAAGCCTCTTGGACTCTTCTTCCTAGACTAAGGTTTGCATTTCCCTTCCTGTTATGGTAAAAGATGATGAAAGCCACCATTGATCCTCACTGCTGAGTGGCAGGGAGAAGCAGCACCTCCCCGGCTCTTCTCTGATCGTGTGACTTAGTGCTGGAAGTCTCTCTAGGCTGTTAGCATGGGTGTTCTTTCCCTAGTGGAGCTGTAAGCAGATGAAGCCAAAAAGGGAAGCTAGTTCTTGGAAGAAGAGGTCCACTGAAGCTCCCAGACATTTGGGGCCAGACGCCAGATCAGCAAATGGAGGAACCTCGGAGTAGACCAGAAGGATCTCCATTGGTTGCACAAGGCTGTAAGTAGTGATGGTCTTAGCGAGCATGATTTGATCTGATATGAAATACTGTGGCAGAGCTACTGTTTTCTGAAAGTGAGAAGCAATTCTTAGTTTAGACCAACCCTTAAAGAGAACTTTTGGCAGATCTGGTTGGCAGTGgtgagacacatctagaaaaagcTGCTCATGGAACTAGTTATGGGAATGGAGTTTAATAACATTTGTAATTTATTACACTCATGGCTTTTTATTGATTATAGTATTGTCTGACTTTACTATGATTCCTTCAACAGAAAAGTTAACTCTTGTGCATATATTGAAGTGTTTTTCCTGCTATGAATTCTTTAGGATAGAGATTTATTTACCAAATGTGAATTCTTTTGAGGAAGTATGAAGTTTTGTAGAAATTGACtgtgaaatgtcagagaaaaataaaagtcacttacATGAAAACTATTTGGCCTTTTTGCTTTGTAACTGCtaaaaatactaagtgaaatCTAGAgtaagggggcatctgggtggctcactggttgagcgtctgccgtcCGGGgctgatcctcaggtcctgggatcgagttctgaatTGGGTTCCccaccaggagtctgcttctccctctgcctgtttctctgcctctatctctcattagtaaataaataaaatcttttaaagttaaaaaaaaaatctaagtacaATCGACCCTTGAATAGCATGGGTTTGAATGGATCCACTTATCCATGGAAGTCTTTTGATAAGGACAGTATAGTGCCGCACATGTCACTTCCTCAtggttttcataatttttcctttCGTCCCGCTTACATAATTGTAAGGATACAGTCTATCATACATAGAACATATAGGTGTtcattgactgtttatgttactGGTGAGGCTTCCAGTCGACAGTAGGCTTTTAGAATTAAGGTTTTGGGGAGTCCAAACCTATACATGGATTGTCAACTGTGTGGGGTGTTGGCACCCCAACATCCATGTTCAAGACTCAAGTGTGTTTAAGTTTCAAACAGATGTACTCAGGTCACTTGAGAATGTGGGGATTAGATACTGAACTGGTGTGAACTTGAAGTGCAGGCAATCTTAAGGCAAACGAAGAGTCCAGTGTTCCCCAGCATCTTGGAAGTTTATTATTGGGTAGGTTGAGAGGGGTGAGAGGTGGATACAATCCAACGATTTCTTCTGACCTGACACTTTCACAGTTGTCTGGGAATAACAGTTGTCTGCTGAGATAAATTCATGCAACATTAAATGAAGTTCTATCATGGAGGCCGTTAGCAAGTACAGCTCTaggcttcccccccaccccatgctttttttttttttcttttttttaagattttattcatgagagacacagaggcaaagacataggcagagggagaagcaggctccctgcggggagccagatgggggactcaatcccagggccctgggatcacgacctgaaccaaagacagacgctcaaccactgagctacccaggtgctctaCTCTGCTTCTTAGAGTTGATTCCTAATGCTCTGCTCTTCCCTGCTCCCCAAGGCCAGTCAAGCCACTTCCTCCCCAGATTTTTAAgatgctggaaaaataaaagcttatcCTCACTTAAAGGCCTAGAGGGTTGCCAGAGTCTGATTTTTAACAGCATTGTTTCTGTCCTACACAATTTTATAAGTGACTTTAAAATGTATGGCTGTACAACCACTTAGATGAAATGTCAAGATGGCTAGAGAAGGCCCCTTCTGAAATTGAGAACCATCTTCCCATAAGAAGTGGCATACATAGAGGCAGACCACAAAAAGTGGACCTTGAGAGACTAAGGTGAGCGAGGTTATTTGAGCTCGTGGCCCCAGCCCCTTGGACTGATTCCTGTCCAGGGGAAATACTTGTCTGCCTAGGACGCCTATTTGATCCACCTCGTGGATGGCATCCCAGCAGGTTGTAGCCTGGTGCGACAGGGTCTAAAGACCCGTGTCCCCTCTGTTAACTCACAAACAGGGTGGCTTTGGGTAAGTCACTTAGCCCCTGTAGACATCACTCCTTCTGGCTGAATAACGAAGGATTCAAACTGGTTCTCCCCAGAGTTCTTCCCAGGCCTCACCATTTGAAAAATCTCTAGCTGTGTTACAGGTAAGCCATAAAATTAGCAGATTTAAAACAACCTGGGGTGCCTACAAAGTGGGTCCCTAGTGCTCTGgtaagatgattttatttattttttattttttaattttatttatttattcatagagacacacagagagagacagagacagaagcaggctccatgcagggaacccgatgtgggactcgatccagggtctccaggatcacaccccgggctgcaggcagcgctaaactgctgcaccactggggctgcccctggtaAGATGATTTTAAAGCATTCAGTCGGATTTTTAACTTGTATGTGGCTCTAAGGGAAGCATTTTGTTGGTCCACATTGGTTTTGCCTTTCTTAAGATTGCCTGATTGCAGCAAATATGGATTTGCTAATACCCATATAAAAGCCTGCTCTCAAAGAATTATAAGCCCCACAGGAGAATCGTTTGGGATTAAGTCATGGCCTTCCTAGCCAGTCATCTGCAAACagcccctcctttctttctttctttttttttttttaagattttattcattcagagagagagagaggcagagtcacaggcagagggagaagcaggctccatgcagggagcctgatgcgggactcgatcccgggtgtccaggatcacaccccgggctgcaggcagtgctaaaccactgcgccactggggctgccccagcccctcctttCATCTGAAATGAAGGACAACGGGTTGTATATGTTGGAGGGCATGTCAGTGAGCTTGCATGTCAGTCCAGATCTCTTTCCCCCGACCAGGGAGGATGTTTCTGCGAGCCTTTTAGGTTGACTTCATGTTGTTTTTAAGGGAAATAGTCATACACCATGTAAATGAGGTCCTGTTTTCTGGGTACCACTAAGCAAGCACACCACAAGAGAGGTGGAGGTGAGGTCCGTCTGATGACACAGTGCGAGCAGAAGGGCAGGAGAAAGAGGCAGCCAGAAGCAGACTTTCTCCGACCTCAGTTTCCTCTATCATAGGAGGGTGTGAGCTTTGCTGTCCACTTGGCCTCCCGAGGTTATGGTGAGGTGAGAAACAGTGATGTCTCTAAAGTGTTTTAAAACTGCCCCACGAAGTGAGGCAGCCCCCTTGCACGCACACCCCACGGCCCCTCGAGGGTTGTCATTTGCTTGGAATAACGAAGACTATCGCCTACCGAAATCTCATTTCCAACTAACCGGAAGACGGCAGGTATCAACCCAGCCTTTGACTAGTTTCTTGGTGTCCTGGACCTCTCAGAATTCCTGCTTGGTTCTTAGAGCACGTggcttgcctccctccctctctgaagGATGGTTATGCAAGCCATTAGAGAATTGCTTGGAAGAACAGTCTGTATGGCTCCTGCCTCAAATTACGGCAGCTGGAGAAgatgagcaagaaagagaaaagcctgTGGAGTAGGAAGTTAACGCAGCAAGTGGGCGGAAGCCGTtaggaaaggggggaggggggtatCTGAAACCTGGAGGCCTATCCCGAGGCCAGCCCTGTGTGCCCAGGCAGCTTGAGTGATTAGTGTTTGGAGCGGGAGTGAAAAGAGCTGCCTGCAGGTTTCCTAACTCACTTTATCTCAGGAATAGCAGTAGCTTGGAGGAGGGCTCGCTACTACTGGTGGAAGTCTCTGTAACAGGTAGGCATCTCTTTTCCgcagcccaccccccccccccatccccatagCCTTTGATCGCTCTGGGGCAGATGGGAGCACTTGGCTTGGAGCCTGGCGAGCTTCCAGGAGCAGGCTGGGAGACCAGGAGCTGCTACTACCTGTAGATGGTACAAAACCCTAATACTCCTATGACAGTTGGGTTGAAATCACCTATCTTTACCCACCCCTCATACAAATTTGTAACCTGTCCCGAAATCAAAAGAAGACACTTCAAGATGCCCTCAAACAAAAAAGTCTCACCCTCAGCGGGCCTGGAATCAAATTTAACGAATGCGAGGAAAGCCTGGTTCCTGGAGGCCTAGCAGTCCTCCTAGCCAGTGTTTAAACCCCGGCTCCCCTCTGCACTCCAGCAAGGCTTCTGGGCTTCTAGCCTGTGACAGGGCCActcaggaaatgcaaatgagcATTCACTTAAGCaaaacacacagaggaaaggcagTGAACCACCAAAACAAACATCCCAGGGTA
This Canis lupus familiaris isolate Mischka breed German Shepherd chromosome 8, alternate assembly UU_Cfam_GSD_1.0, whole genome shotgun sequence DNA region includes the following protein-coding sequences:
- the CIPC gene encoding CLOCK-interacting pacemaker; its protein translation is MERKNPSRESPRRLSAKLGKGTEMKKVARQLGMAAAESDKDSGFSDGSSECLSSAEQMESEDMLSALGWSREDRPRQNSKTAGTAFPALSPMVVMKNVLVKQGSSSSQLQSWTVQPSFEVISAQPQLLFLHPPVPSPVSPCHTGEKKSDSRNYLPILNSYTKIAPHPGKRGLSLSPEERGESGMQKKVCTERLGPSLSSSEPTKPGAVSPSPPAPAPPGAKLAEDSALQGVPSLVAGGSPQTLQPVSSSHVAKAPSLTFASPASPVCASDSTLHGLESSSPLSPLAANYSSPLWAAEHLCRSPDLFAEQRQSKHRRFQNTLVVLHKSGLLEITLKTKELIRQNQATQVELDQLKEQTQLFIEATKSRAPQAWAKLQASLTSGSGHTGGDLEAFSDHPDM